The Thermoclostridium stercorarium subsp. stercorarium DSM 8532 genome contains a region encoding:
- the ftsX gene encoding permease-like cell division protein FtsX: protein MKIRTMKYMVKEGFANTYRNLLMSLASVSTVIASLIIFGIFLMLIINFSYNINRLKAQMEIVVFLKPDATEFEASNVELKIKNDERVLTYTKITKEQAYAQLINIYLEDSDILDGLTPDFLSESFRIHLKNVEESAAFTEEISKLDGVEDVNYPYESLKKLSTVLNWINAGSMVVLTLLLIVSVSIIANTIKLTVYARRKEIEIMKYIGASDWFIRWPFIIEGIIIGFTGALIAFILTSYLYNSVESFVNSHAVEYGISDLIKIVSLGNVGGQIFVIYAIIGVVMGSIGSVISVRRHLNV from the coding sequence ATGAAGATTAGAACAATGAAATACATGGTAAAGGAAGGTTTTGCAAATACATACAGAAACCTGTTAATGTCGCTTGCGTCGGTGTCAACCGTAATTGCTTCGCTTATAATATTCGGAATATTTCTTATGCTTATTATAAACTTTTCATATAACATTAACCGTCTCAAAGCGCAGATGGAGATAGTTGTTTTTCTCAAACCCGATGCTACCGAGTTTGAAGCCTCAAATGTGGAGTTAAAGATTAAAAACGACGAGCGTGTTTTGACCTATACGAAAATAACAAAAGAGCAGGCATATGCCCAGCTTATTAATATATATCTTGAAGATTCGGACATTCTTGATGGGCTCACCCCTGATTTTTTAAGCGAGTCTTTCAGAATACACCTTAAAAATGTGGAAGAGAGCGCCGCATTTACGGAAGAAATAAGCAAACTGGACGGCGTGGAAGATGTAAATTACCCTTATGAATCGCTGAAGAAGCTCAGCACGGTTCTGAACTGGATTAATGCCGGCAGTATGGTTGTGCTTACGCTGCTTTTGATTGTATCGGTGTCAATCATAGCAAATACAATAAAACTTACGGTTTATGCAAGGCGTAAGGAAATTGAAATAATGAAATATATTGGAGCAAGCGACTGGTTTATCCGCTGGCCGTTTATCATAGAGGGTATAATTATCGGTTTTACCGGTGCACTTATAGCTTTTATACTGACAAGCTATCTTTATAATTCGGTTGAATCCTTTGTGAATTCCCATGCGGTGGAATATGGGATCAGCGACTTGATTAAAATTGTTTCATTGGGGAACGTTGGCGGTCAGATTTTCGTAATTTACGCGATTATAGGAGTAGTGATGGGGAGCATAGGAAGTGTAATTTCGGTAAGAAGACACTTGAATGTTTAA